In the genome of Halobacterium noricense, one region contains:
- a CDS encoding NUDIX hydrolase produces the protein MDLSRVAAHQPERVTDEDRDAAVLVPVVEREDGPALVFTKRADHLGEHPGQMSFPGGGREPSDDDLRETAAREAYEEISLLPEELSDAGRLDDIATVTGYSVTPFVARVPDREFVPDEREVDEVVVLSLSDLTDPDNYEVEKRIHPSYGEAIVHFFHVDGYTVWGATGRILVQFLDLACGWTPPDREPEVVEVDPDD, from the coding sequence ATGGACCTGTCGCGGGTCGCCGCCCACCAGCCGGAACGGGTCACCGACGAGGACCGCGACGCCGCGGTGCTCGTCCCCGTCGTCGAGCGCGAGGACGGCCCGGCGCTGGTGTTCACGAAGCGCGCCGACCACCTCGGCGAACACCCCGGCCAGATGAGTTTCCCGGGTGGCGGCCGCGAACCGAGCGACGACGACCTCCGGGAGACGGCGGCCCGCGAGGCGTACGAGGAGATCAGCCTGCTGCCCGAAGAACTCTCCGACGCCGGGCGACTCGACGACATCGCCACCGTAACTGGGTACTCCGTGACGCCGTTCGTCGCGCGCGTCCCGGACCGCGAGTTCGTCCCCGACGAGCGCGAGGTCGACGAGGTCGTCGTGCTCTCGCTGTCGGACCTCACTGACCCCGACAACTACGAGGTCGAGAAGCGCATTCATCCCTCCTACGGCGAAGCCATCGTCCACTTCTTCCACGTCGACGGCTACACCGTCTGGGGCGCGACCGGCCGCATTCTCGTGCAGTTCCTCGACCTCGCGTGCGGGTGGACGCCACCCGACCGCGAGCCCGAAGTCGTCGAAGTCGACCCCGACGACTGA
- a CDS encoding DUF7109 family protein: MNGDELAGVVDLFGALTRQELHDALEELAFKRGDDLDADAADEAVMDALREYYLVAVEREDGDRVLAPGPVAFPELPEHAVDLPHILDVEPRDLDRETLADAVRARLESDVSDADGERARYLVDVTYDAEAWAPVDLADVRDALTEA, translated from the coding sequence GTGAACGGCGACGAACTCGCGGGCGTCGTGGACCTCTTCGGCGCGCTCACCCGGCAGGAACTCCACGACGCGCTCGAAGAACTGGCGTTCAAACGCGGCGACGACCTCGACGCCGACGCCGCCGACGAGGCCGTGATGGACGCGCTCCGCGAGTACTACCTCGTGGCCGTCGAGCGCGAGGACGGTGACCGCGTACTCGCCCCCGGTCCGGTCGCGTTCCCCGAACTCCCCGAGCACGCGGTCGACCTCCCGCACATCCTGGACGTCGAGCCCCGGGACCTCGACCGCGAGACGCTCGCGGACGCGGTGCGTGCGCGCCTCGAATCGGACGTCTCCGACGCCGACGGCGAGCGCGCGCGCTACCTCGTGGACGTGACCTACGACGCGGAAGCGTGGGCTCCCGTCGACCTCGCGGACGTCCGCGACGCGCTGACCGAGGCGTGA